The genome window TGCGACGCCGTCGGTCTGGCCCTCGTTCCGGCCCGACGTTGACTCAACACACAACGCGGTGCACGCGTATTCGGATCACGGCGTGCGAACATTCCGTGACGCGGTTTCTCGAACTCGCGGCGTCCCCTGCTCCGCTAGTCCCAACCGGCGGGTCCGCTCCTTTGGCAAACGTCTGATCGCTGGCACCGTTCCTCAAACGGGTGACGCCGGTGCCCGACGTCGTCCTGGACCGGAGGGCCTTCGGAGAAGGGATCGAGCAGCGGACACCACCGTGGCGAGAGTGATGGAAGACCAGCTGCGTCCGCGATGCCGTGAGACTGGCGACCCGCGCGCCGACGCGGCGACATCCAGTCCACGTTCGGGAGCGGCAGCCGCCGGGGCCTATGGTCGTCGATCGCCACCTTGAGGGCCGCCTCCCACTCGAGATCGGCGAAGCAGTGGCCCCCCACGATCGCCAGTCCCCCTTCGAAGGCGACGCTGCTCAGGAACAGCGTGGCGACGATCAGGAGCTCGAAAGTCGGAATCGCGGAGCGCATCGTCTCCCTCCTCCCGTGGCCGCGGAGCAAGCGCGAGGGGGGCCCGCCCCCCCTCGGTTTCAGTGAAAGCCCGAATTCAATCCAGAATCAGAAACCGGACGCGCTCGGTGTCCGGTTTGTCCAGTTCGCCGAATGCGTCGCCGAGCAGGAAGCCGGTCCGCAGCGGGGTCTCCCGCGGAACCGCTTCCAGATGGTCGTCGCCTACCTCGCGATCGTGCAAGACGCGTGCGTCTCCGGGGCCGACGCTCAGCAGCAGGGGCTGTCCGGCGGGGATCGAGCGCTCGCGGTCGGGGCCGGACGGGATTCCGGCTGCCTCGTTGATGTCGAACCGCAGCGGAAATCCGGCGGGATAGTAGAGGAAGTCGGTATCGGAGAAGGGATCGGACGGGACGGCGCCGCTGCCGTCTTTGACCAGGGCGTCGAGCGTGTCCGGAAACGTTCCGTGCCGCAGCGCGTGCCGCCGGAGGCGCAGGGTGATTTCCGTCCCGCGGACGCTGGCCAGATGGCACCGCGCCTGTTGCGGGAAGAAGGTCAGCAGGACGTAGCGTCCCAGCCGGGAGACGTAACGCACGTGGGACTTCACGGGGACAATCAGCGCCATTCCCCCCCACCTCAGGTCCGGCGGGAGCAGAATGGTCGTTTGCATCTTCCGGTACAGGTCGAGCGGCTCGGCCATCGCCCGCCTCATCGACGACCAGGTGGCGGCCGCGGTCCAGTACCGCTGAAACTGGTCGTCAGCCAGGCGGCCGCTCCGACTCAAGTCGATCAGCTCGCGGACCGCTTCCATTTCGCCGACCGTGATCGTCTCCATGAGTCGCCGGGTCCGTTCGATCTCACCGCTGGCGATCCCCATCGCCATCAGCGTCGTCGACAGCTGGAACTCTCCCATCGAGGAGCCGCTGATGTCCTGGCCGTCGAGGAACTGCCGCCAGCGGATATAGCGGTTCTGCAGCATCGGAAGCGGCGTCAGGATCTCGTTCTCCCCGCGGATGTCGGCGATCGCCCGCGCGAGCCGCTCGTCCGTCTGGCGGGGATCGGTGGCCCAGTCTCTCGCCATCATCAGCACGAACTGCGTCTGGTTGACGCACTGGTTCCACTCCATCCAGTTTTCGACCAGCTCCGAGTGCCGCCGGATCTCGGCCAGCATGTCGCGGATCGCGGTCCACTCCCGGTCGAGCTCGCCCGCTTCCCGCAGGGACTTCGCCGCTTCCCGGAAAGCCAGAACCATGGACAACACCGTGTGTCGCAGCGGCTCCTGGCCGGTCGTTCGCAGGGCTTGTTGCGCGTCGATCGCCAGCAGCTCCCGGAGGACCGGCGAGCGGAGGTCGATGAGCCATCCGGCCGGGAGCTTGACCCCTTCCCAGGCGATCTGGGTCGGCCGGGAGACCGCGACCGTTGCGATTCGATAGGTCCGAGCCGCGAGCAGGACGGCCACCACCGGGAGAGCGATCCACGCGGCGCGGCGGCCGAAGGCGCGCCACGAGCGGTCCTCGAGCAGCCACTGCGGACTCATGTACGCGGTCGCCGCGAGTCCGGCGGCGACGAGGGGCCAGGAGGCGAGCGGCAACGGGACGTCGCCTGCCACCAGCGTGAACTGCCAGGCGCTCACCAGGAAGCTCAGCCCCACCCCGACGGCGGCCCCCACGACCGGCTTCTGATGCCAGAAGGCGGCCAGCTGGCCCACCACGAACAGGAGCATCCAGGTCGAGGCGATGAAGTGGCGCTGGAGCACGCGGGACTCCACGCTGGGCGATTCCCCCGGCGGAGGAGGCTCAGACCCGGGCGCCTGGATGTTCTGGCGGATCTCCGCCAGAAGGTTGAGCGTCCTGCGGCCGTACGGGTCGGGCCGGCCGTTGGCGACGGCGTCGACGAGGGCGAAGAGGGCCGTCAGCGCGATCCCCGCCAGCAGCCAGGTCGCAATCTTGACCGTCCAGATCCGATACGGCGAGACACCCCGGTCGGTGAGGAAGCGGTAGGTGTGACGTCCCTGGTCGCTCCCCCCCGCCATGAACCCGCAGGCGATCGGGATGAGATAGAAGAAGAGTCCGTTGAAGGGGATTCCCCCTTCCCAGCGCATGCCGACCACGACCGTCAGGAACCCGAGCAGGGAGAACCCCAGGAGGAACGGAACGATGCTGCGGAGTTCCCGCCAGAGGAGCGCTCCCGTGGCGCGGGAGGCCGGCATTCCCCGCGCGGCGAGACGTTGCAGGAGGCCCAGCCAGCGGGACCTCCGTGCCGCGCGGCCGGCCGTCCGGTTCGAAAGCGTTTCGCTCAGCGAAAAGTTCGCGCCGGCGGCCCATCGCGCGGCGAGGCCCAGGTCGAGGCCGAGCACCGCGAGGACGATGGTCCAGTACGCGACGTCGCGCGCGCCGTCGCCGAAGAGGTTTCCGGTGACCGCGACGGTGGCGAACTCGGCGATGATCGCGAATCCGAGCGCGTTGATGACCCGGTCCAGGAGGAGCGAGAAGAGGAGCCCCCACGCGGCCGCTCCGATGAGGGATCGGGCGATGATGCCGGCGTTGGGCAGCAGCGGCCCGGTTCCGGAGCCATTGAGCGCGGCGATCGTCAGCGCCATGGCGATCCCGACCGCGAGCATCGCCAGCCCGCTGAGCACGACGTAGGTGAGCTTCCCGCCTAGCAGCGAGGCCCGGGGAATGGGAAATGTCCGCAGGAAGAGGGCAGTCTCATCCTCCCGCTCGCCGGCGAACAGGATCGCGCAGCTCGCGGCGGAATGGCAGACGCCGACGACGATGGTCACCGCCAGCATCGCCTGAACGTGATCGTTCCCGATGCGGGACTCCGACAGGAGCATGACGGAGGTGATGAGGAACTGCAGGAGCAGGATCCCGATTGTCAGGGCGAGCCAGACGTGGGACTGGGCCCGGAACTCCTTCCAGAGGACGCGGGTGAAGGTGATCATCTCAGCGCTCCTCCGTTCCGGCGTGGGCGGCGGCCGGGGCGGTCGCCTCTTCGCGGCTCTCGGCGGCGCGATGCCGCGACTCGCGGAGCAGCGTGAGGAGGATGTCTTCCAGGCTCGGGCGGCGGACTTCGTACGCGAGGTTGGCCGCCGTCATCTGCGGACCGAGAAGGTCTTCGTCGAGATCGCGGATGACCAGGATGTGTTCATGCCCGAAGGCGGCCCGGCCCAGGAGCCGCCCCGGAAGATCGGGGGGCGGGGTCTTGAGGTCGGGCATCGTGATGACGACTTCGCGGGCAGACTGCTTGAGGTCCTCGAGCCGCTCCACGCAGACGAGCTTGCCGTTGAGGAGGATGGCGACGGTGTCGGCCACCCGCTCGACCTCGTGGACCTGGTGGCTGGAGAGGAGGACCGTCCGCCCTTCGGCGGCGATGTCGATCATGCTCTCCAGGAACTCGCGGCGGACGAGCGGGTCGAGGCCGGAGGTCGGCTCGTCGAGAATCAGGAGGTCGGGGCGGTGGGCCAGCGAGAGGGCGAGCGCGACCTTGGACTTCATCCCCTTCGAGAGATTGCGGATCTTCTGCCGCTCATCGAGGCCGAAGCGGTCGACGTACTGCTGGTAGACCCGCTGGAAGCCGCTGGGGTAGAAGCCGGCGGCGAACCAGCCGATCTCCGCGACGGTCATCCACTCATAGAGGGACGGCCGCTCGGCGACGTAGCCGACCCGCTGCCGGATCTCCAGTCCGTGGGTCGCGCTCGACATCCCCAGGACTTCGGTCTTGCCGGAGTCCGCCTGCTCGAGCCCGAGCAGGATCTTGAGGGCGGTGCTCTTTCCCGCGCCGTTGGCTCCCAACAGCGCGCAGACCGAGCCGGGGGTGATCTGGAGCGAGACGTCGTCGAGGGCCTGTACGTGGCCGAAGCGCTTGGAGACGCGATCCAGCCGGACAACGGGATTCATGGGACCTCCAGAGGGACGCGCGAAATGTCCACAGATACGAGGAAATGAGTCGTTCAAGCGAAACGAAGAAGTTCCGATTCGACCAATTGCCGGATTTCTTCGGGGGTGATTTCGTTCTGCCGGGCCTCGGAGAGGACTGACCGGAGTCGGTCCCGGATGAGTTCCAGGCGTTCGGACCGGCACCGCTGCGGAGCCTCGGGGGTGACGGCCAGCCCGGTCCCGCGGATGGGGATCAGGATTCCGGCCGCCTGGAGTTCCCGGTAGGCGCGGGCGACGGTGTTGGGATTGACCGCCAGCTGGGCGGCGGCTTCCCGGACGGAGGGGATGTGTTCTCCCACCACGAGGCCGCCGTTGGCGACGGCGAACTTGATGTGGCGGACGATCTGTTCGTAGATCGGGATGCCGTTGGAGAAGTGCAGAGCGAAGTGCATGTGTGCCACCTACTGTGTTACCACGATAGTACAGTACGGCGGCGGAGAGAAATTCGCAAAGGAAATCGGCGCGGATTTTTGGATGCCTGCGAGGAGTGTCCTTGCCGGCGCGGCTCCGATAGCTCAAACCCAACGTGCCACGGCAGCCTGGGGTCAAGGGGGCCACGCCCCCTTGCCGCCGGAGGCAGTCCGGTGAGGAACCGTGGTGCACAACGGACGTCCGTTTTGTGGTACCGGCGTTGAGGACTCACCGCTCGCTTTGAAATCCCCGCGGGTTGGTAAAGGGGCATGCGGTACGTTGTCCGCGTCTGGATACGATCTCCTTCAGACATCTCTCGACGAGAGGGCCTCCGGCGGGCAAGAGGGCTTCGCCCCCCTGCACTCCCCACCAGGGGTGCCCCCTGGACCCCGGTGAGTTAACGAGTGGGGCTCAATAGTGCTTGAGCATGTTTCTGGCATGCTCCACGATCGCCTGCTGCAATGCCGGCGGCTCCAGCACCTGCGCGTGCTGACCATAGCCCAGCACCCACGACGTCACTTCGGCCAGACCGCTGACAGTCGCCTCGAACTGCAGGCTCCCATCGTCGTTCCACCGCGTCTCCTGCGTCTTATGCCACCGGACCTGCTCGACGTCGGCCGCCCGGGGAGGAAGAAAGCGAATCACGATCCGCACATCCTTGGCAGCAGTCGGGATCAGGTTCCACGCATTTCCCAGGAACCGCGCGATCGTGAAGCGGGGAGGAATGGTGAAAGGGTCCGTAGTTCCGGTCGCACTCAGGATCCGCGAGAGGTTGAAGGTGTGGACCGACCGGTGGACCGATGACCGCCCCACCAGGTACCAGGCCCGCACTCCGAAGAACATTGCATAAGGAGAAACCAGCGTCGAAATCCGCTGCCGCTCCGCAAGACTGTCGTAACCGACCCGCACCTTGGTCCGCGAACTGAGACCGTCGAACAGGACCTGGAACACCGACTCCACCGGCTCGGCCTTAACCATCGCCCCCAGGTGGATCTGGATCGTGTCGCCGATGTCCTTCAGCTCCGATCGGGCTTCCGCCGGGAGGTGCCCGAGCAGCTTCAGCGCGGCGTCGCGGGCCGGGCGGAGAAAGGGGACCCGCTTTCCGAGTTCGTCGCACGCCAGGAAGATGCCGACCGCCTCCTCCTTGTTGAGGGACGACGAGGTCGGAAACGTCCGCTCGCTCGGGATCCAGTAGCCCTGCCGGCTGTCATCGTGAGTGATGGGGAGCCCGGCGTCGGTCAGGAGCTTGATGTCGCGGAAGGTTGTGCGGACACTGCAGGAGCAGAGGTGGGCGAGTTCCGCCGCGGAGTGGCGGCGTCCGGTCTGGAGTCGCTCGACGACCTTGAACAGCCGCTGGATCTTCCGGACCTGGCCGGAGCCGCGGTTCCCCTTCGGCATCACCATGACCGCTCTCCGCTCGAGTCGCTTCGAGTTGAGGCACACTACATCAGCACGATCCCGGCGCGGCAGGCATGACCGATTTGGAGTGGACCACTCTTGTCAGCGAAGCCGCTTTGCAGCCTCGCCTTCTCAGTGGCGCCCCGGCCCTTCCCTGCACACACGCCTCGTCCGCCAGAACGGATGACGCCGTTCGGGCGGTCCTGGCAGAGCTGGCCGCGACGCGGGCGTGGTCCGCGTACGAAGGGCCGGCTCTCAGGAGACTATCCGACAGCCTCGGCCGAATCCATGAAAAGTTACCGAGTTGCCTTTGCTGCAGCGGCACGGTCGGCGTCGAACTCGGGTTGAAGGGGTTGAACGTGGGCCCCGGGGATGAAGTCATCCTCTCCGCTTACGATTTTCGTGGCAACTTCAGCAACGTCTGTCATTTGGGAGCGACCCCCGTCCTGGTCGACCTGCGGCCCGAGGATGGACAGGTCGATCCGGAGCAGATCGCCTCCGCAGTCACTGGCAAGACCCGTGCCGTCGTCGTGTCGCATCTCCACGGCGGAATTGTCGACATGCCGCGGGTCCGCGAGATCGCCGACTCGCACGGCATCGGAGTGCTCGAGGACGCCTGCCAGGCACCGGGGGCGGAGGTCGCCGGGCGTCCCGCCGGAGGGTGGGGAGACGTGGCCGTCTGGAGTTTCGGGGGCTCGAAGCTCGTGTCGGCCGGCCGGGGAGGCGCCGTGGCAAGCGCCCGGGACGACGTGCTGCAGCGGGTCCGGGTCTATTCCCGCCGCGGGAACGACGCCTACCCGCTCTCCGAACTCCAGGCCGCGGTGGTCGAGCCGCAGTGGGAGCGGCTGGCCGAAGACAATGCGCGCCGCGCTCAGGGGGCGCAGTGGCTGTGCGAGGCTCTGCGGGAGGCGAAGGTCGACAGCCTCGTCCCGTGGGTGACGGCGTTCGAGGGGCGGGCCTTCTATAAGCTCGGGTTCTGGTACGACGCGTCGCGGGCCGGGGGGCTCTCCCGGGATGCCTTCGCCGCCGCGGTGCGGGCCGAGGGGGTTCCGCTCGATCCGGGATTCCGGGCCCTCCACCTCTCGCACGCCCGCCGCCGGTACCGGGCGGTCGGACCGCTCCCGCACGCCACGGCCGCCGACGCGTCGGTCCTGACGCTGCATCATTCACTTCTCCTGGCGGATCGTCCCGCGATCCTCGGGGCCGCGGCGGCCATTGCCCGCGTGGCGGCCCACGGGGAGGAGATCCGCCGCCGCGGCCTTGCGGAGCCGGTCCGGCCGGCCGGCGCTCTCGAGAGCGAATGAGATCGGGCCGCCCGGACCGCGCGTTCCCGGTTCGCGCAAGTCGTTGGGCGGTCTGGACAAACTGACAGGGGTGACTAACATGCCCGCTTCGCTGCGGCTCGGCGGGAGAATTCCGCTCCTGTCTGATCCGGGGCAACGTATTGTCGCGTAATCGGTTATGGAAGATTCACTGGTCACGCTCGCCCAGGCGCAGGCTCCCGGTTCGGGAGGCGGCCTTTCGAGTTCCGGGCTGATGCTCGGAATGATCGGGGCGATCGTGGTCATGCTGTTCATGCAGTTCCGCTCCCAGCGGCGCGAGCACGGCGAACGGATCTCCATGCTGAAGGCACTGAAGAAGGGGGACCCGATCCTGACGACGTCAGGCATTCTCGGGACCGTCGTCTCGGTGGCGGAGGACTTCTCTGAGATCGTGGTCAAGGTGGATGACAACTGCCGACTGCGAATGAAGCCGGAAGCGATTCGTGACGTGATCCGAAAAGTCGAGTCAAAGTCATAGGCCGAAGACGCAGTCGTTTCGGACGGTCTTCTGCTCCCGGCGAGTCGGCGGGATGTCGGCAGGGAATGCGCGCGGGGGCGGAGGGGGCCGTTCGGGACCGGAATTTCCCTCGGATTGAGGGTGGAGACACGGATCGATGAACTCCCTGGGTAACCTGGTTCTTCTCGCTCAAGATCAGGCCATGACGGCCGGCGCCGCCGCGAACGAGGCCGCTCCTGCGGCGGGCGGATACGACTGGAAACTGATCGCCCTCCTGGTCGGCACGTTCGTCCTGCCGGTCATCCTCGCGCAGCTCATCGCTCGGGGCCTCCGCCTCAAGGAGTATGCCGGGCGGATCGGCGTGGTCCTGTTCGTCCTGTTCCTCTCGCTGGTGCCGTTCCTCTCCCAGATCGCCAACGGCCAGTCGGTCTACGACGCCGTGACGTGGGGGATCGACCTCGCCGGCGGAACGAACATGGTGTTCGAAGTCGACGAGGCCGCGGCCCGGGCGACCGGCAAGCCGGTGACGGCCGAGGTCATGACCCAGATGGAAGGGGCGGTCAAGACCCGCATCAACCCGTCCGGGGTCGAGGAAGTGACGGTCCGCAAGGTGGGCCAGAACCGGATCGAGATCATCGTTCCGGGGGCCGACACCGAGAAGGCTCAGCAGATCAAGGAGCGGATCGTCAACCTCGGGGAGCTCGAGTTCGATCTCGTCGCCAACAACCTCGAGTTCGACTCGATCATCAAACTCGCTCAGGAAGAAGCCAACAAGGACAAGAGCGAGCTCTACGAAAACGGGAAGCTCGTTGCCAAGTGGCGTCGGTCGGCCAAGTCCAAGAAGACCGGCGAGTGGATGGTCGACGCCGGGGGCGGCGCCTACGAAAACGGCGTCGTGCGGGAGCGGGACGTCAACGGCCAGAAGGTCCGTGAAATCCTCGTGATCAACGAGCCGGACCCCCGGCGGCGGATCACCGGCGAACTCCTGTCGCAGGCCTCCGGAGGGATCGGCGAGACGGGACCGAACGTGCACTTCCGCTTCAATTCGCGGGGCGGGACCCTGTTCAGCCAGCTCACCTCGTCCCACCTTCCGCGGGAAGGGACGAACTTCCGGACGCGCCTGGCGATCCTGCTGAACGACGAACTCTATTCGGCCCCGACGATCAACTCGGTCATTTCGGACTCGGGGGAGATCACCGGGAGCTTCACTCAGGAAGAAGTCGACGAGCTCGTCTCGGTCCTGAATGCCGGGGCCCTGCAGGTTCCGCTCAAGAAGCAGCCGGTCAACGAATACACGGTCAGCCCGCTCCTGGGGGTCGACATCCAGCAGAAGGGGCTCCGCGCGATCGGGCTGTCGGTCATCGGGGTCATCCTCGTCACCGCCGGCTACTACCTCTGGCCGGGGGTGATCGCCGACATCTCGCTGATCCTGAACCTCATCATCCTCCTGGGGGCGATGGCGGTCATCGACGCCACCTTCACCCTCCCGGGCCTCGCGGGGATCGCCCTGACCCTGGGGATGGCGATCGACGCCAACGTGCTGATTTACGAGCGTATGCGTGAAGAGCAGGCCAAGGGGGCCAGCTTCCGCATGAGCATCAAGAACGGCTTCGACAAGGCCCTGCCGACGATTCTCGACTCGAACCTGACCACGATGATCACGGCAGTCGTGCTGTACTACATCGGAACGGACCAGGTGAAAGGCTTCGCGGTCACGCTGTTCGTCGGTCTGGCGATCAGCATGTTCTGCGCGGTCTACGTCGGCCGGCTGATCTTCGACATCGCCGAGAAGAAGAAGTGGCTCACCGAGCTCAAGATGATGAACCTTGTCCCGTCGAAGAACTTCGACTTCGTGGGCAAGCGGTTCTTCTTCATCGGTCTCTCCGTCACGGTCATGATCCTGGGGCTCCTGGTGATCGCGT of Planctomyces sp. SH-PL14 contains these proteins:
- a CDS encoding ABC transporter permease; amino-acid sequence: MITFTRVLWKEFRAQSHVWLALTIGILLLQFLITSVMLLSESRIGNDHVQAMLAVTIVVGVCHSAASCAILFAGEREDETALFLRTFPIPRASLLGGKLTYVVLSGLAMLAVGIAMALTIAALNGSGTGPLLPNAGIIARSLIGAAAWGLLFSLLLDRVINALGFAIIAEFATVAVTGNLFGDGARDVAYWTIVLAVLGLDLGLAARWAAGANFSLSETLSNRTAGRAARRSRWLGLLQRLAARGMPASRATGALLWRELRSIVPFLLGFSLLGFLTVVVGMRWEGGIPFNGLFFYLIPIACGFMAGGSDQGRHTYRFLTDRGVSPYRIWTVKIATWLLAGIALTALFALVDAVANGRPDPYGRRTLNLLAEIRQNIQAPGSEPPPPGESPSVESRVLQRHFIASTWMLLFVVGQLAAFWHQKPVVGAAVGVGLSFLVSAWQFTLVAGDVPLPLASWPLVAAGLAATAYMSPQWLLEDRSWRAFGRRAAWIALPVVAVLLAARTYRIATVAVSRPTQIAWEGVKLPAGWLIDLRSPVLRELLAIDAQQALRTTGQEPLRHTVLSMVLAFREAAKSLREAGELDREWTAIRDMLAEIRRHSELVENWMEWNQCVNQTQFVLMMARDWATDPRQTDERLARAIADIRGENEILTPLPMLQNRYIRWRQFLDGQDISGSSMGEFQLSTTLMAMGIASGEIERTRRLMETITVGEMEAVRELIDLSRSGRLADDQFQRYWTAAATWSSMRRAMAEPLDLYRKMQTTILLPPDLRWGGMALIVPVKSHVRYVSRLGRYVLLTFFPQQARCHLASVRGTEITLRLRRHALRHGTFPDTLDALVKDGSGAVPSDPFSDTDFLYYPAGFPLRFDINEAAGIPSGPDRERSIPAGQPLLLSVGPGDARVLHDREVGDDHLEAVPRETPLRTGFLLGDAFGELDKPDTERVRFLILD
- a CDS encoding ABC transporter ATP-binding protein, whose amino-acid sequence is MNPVVRLDRVSKRFGHVQALDDVSLQITPGSVCALLGANGAGKSTALKILLGLEQADSGKTEVLGMSSATHGLEIRQRVGYVAERPSLYEWMTVAEIGWFAAGFYPSGFQRVYQQYVDRFGLDERQKIRNLSKGMKSKVALALSLAHRPDLLILDEPTSGLDPLVRREFLESMIDIAAEGRTVLLSSHQVHEVERVADTVAILLNGKLVCVERLEDLKQSAREVVITMPDLKTPPPDLPGRLLGRAAFGHEHILVIRDLDEDLLGPQMTAANLAYEVRRPSLEDILLTLLRESRHRAAESREEATAPAAAHAGTEER
- a CDS encoding GntR family transcriptional regulator, whose product is MHFALHFSNGIPIYEQIVRHIKFAVANGGLVVGEHIPSVREAAAQLAVNPNTVARAYRELQAAGILIPIRGTGLAVTPEAPQRCRSERLELIRDRLRSVLSEARQNEITPEEIRQLVESELLRFA
- a CDS encoding helix-turn-helix transcriptional regulator, encoding MVMPKGNRGSGQVRKIQRLFKVVERLQTGRRHSAAELAHLCSCSVRTTFRDIKLLTDAGLPITHDDSRQGYWIPSERTFPTSSSLNKEEAVGIFLACDELGKRVPFLRPARDAALKLLGHLPAEARSELKDIGDTIQIHLGAMVKAEPVESVFQVLFDGLSSRTKVRVGYDSLAERQRISTLVSPYAMFFGVRAWYLVGRSSVHRSVHTFNLSRILSATGTTDPFTIPPRFTIARFLGNAWNLIPTAAKDVRIVIRFLPPRAADVEQVRWHKTQETRWNDDGSLQFEATVSGLAEVTSWVLGYGQHAQVLEPPALQQAIVEHARNMLKHY
- a CDS encoding DegT/DnrJ/EryC1/StrS family aminotransferase, which produces MTDLEWTTLVSEAALQPRLLSGAPALPCTHASSARTDDAVRAVLAELAATRAWSAYEGPALRRLSDSLGRIHEKLPSCLCCSGTVGVELGLKGLNVGPGDEVILSAYDFRGNFSNVCHLGATPVLVDLRPEDGQVDPEQIASAVTGKTRAVVVSHLHGGIVDMPRVREIADSHGIGVLEDACQAPGAEVAGRPAGGWGDVAVWSFGGSKLVSAGRGGAVASARDDVLQRVRVYSRRGNDAYPLSELQAAVVEPQWERLAEDNARRAQGAQWLCEALREAKVDSLVPWVTAFEGRAFYKLGFWYDASRAGGLSRDAFAAAVRAEGVPLDPGFRALHLSHARRRYRAVGPLPHATAADASVLTLHHSLLLADRPAILGAAAAIARVAAHGEEIRRRGLAEPVRPAGALESE
- the yajC gene encoding preprotein translocase subunit YajC, whose translation is MEDSLVTLAQAQAPGSGGGLSSSGLMLGMIGAIVVMLFMQFRSQRREHGERISMLKALKKGDPILTTSGILGTVVSVAEDFSEIVVKVDDNCRLRMKPEAIRDVIRKVESKS
- a CDS encoding protein translocase subunit SecDF; translated protein: MNSLGNLVLLAQDQAMTAGAAANEAAPAAGGYDWKLIALLVGTFVLPVILAQLIARGLRLKEYAGRIGVVLFVLFLSLVPFLSQIANGQSVYDAVTWGIDLAGGTNMVFEVDEAAARATGKPVTAEVMTQMEGAVKTRINPSGVEEVTVRKVGQNRIEIIVPGADTEKAQQIKERIVNLGELEFDLVANNLEFDSIIKLAQEEANKDKSELYENGKLVAKWRRSAKSKKTGEWMVDAGGGAYENGVVRERDVNGQKVREILVINEPDPRRRITGELLSQASGGIGETGPNVHFRFNSRGGTLFSQLTSSHLPREGTNFRTRLAILLNDELYSAPTINSVISDSGEITGSFTQEEVDELVSVLNAGALQVPLKKQPVNEYTVSPLLGVDIQQKGLRAIGLSVIGVILVTAGYYLWPGVIADISLILNLIILLGAMAVIDATFTLPGLAGIALTLGMAIDANVLIYERMREEQAKGASFRMSIKNGFDKALPTILDSNLTTMITAVVLYYIGTDQVKGFAVTLFVGLAISMFCAVYVGRLIFDIAEKKKWLTELKMMNLVPSKNFDFVGKRFFFIGLSVTVMILGLLVIAYRGRDNMDIDFRGGSMVTFQFAGDTQPTVDAVLDTVQPKFEDPVSLEKLTIPAKGTQKARELFRLRTLVDNPIKTRDALRDAFATGDNKLILQSFSAGEIKPIAPLKEGETPTEANRYAGGREVEFTVSQPLSASTLNGEADAVFDGISAERYGKADTFVVVNPVGSDTEPVKKLVLRATPDVPEADFKAASEALVQRLDKQPVFEELNTFAAQVATDTQVSALLAIFFSLLATTIYLWIRFNGVTFGLAASIACFHDVLITLGIMAAVSYLGLTSFGQSIGLLDFKVNLTIVAAVLTVIGYSLNDTIVVFDRIREVRGKSPTVTYEMVNRSLNETLPRTLLTSSTTLLVLVVLYLIGGESVRGFSLCLILGIVIGTYSSIYVASPVLVWIMSRNSGKKPLMS